The genomic region tatcctaTACTTATATTGATtgtaatttacttttatagtGAGTATTAAAGGATGAttacttttgttattattattggaaACTAATACCagtatagtatatatatagtaagTTTGGACAACAAACCTGCCGAGTTAAGATGTGAGCGGGATACTTATATCAATGAccacttaattttatattaaattttattttggtcatatatttttgtttttattttattacagtcatttaactttaaattggATAGCAAATTAGTCACTTATCTAAAATCTAGTGGTTTAATTCGCTAGAATAATGACATTGTCTTAAGCATGCAATGTTAGACTAACacacattttaaaaaaaaatttacaaatcaCTATTTTAGTCATCAAACTATTTCACtaaactattaatttaatataaaattaaacacaatttTAGGGTTCAGAAATTTCCTAGGCtatgattataaatattagttgttttttttctttcttttcaccttaataaattcaaatcaattacattatttatttatttttatcaatatattattttcaaaataagaagaaaataagtgaAAAATCAAAAAGGGAAGAGTGTCCAACCACCAAACTAGTAATGTTTTTGCGCTTGTTTGTGTTTAAACTATCTTTTCCTTTATGCTTTTTATATGTCCACATGTCTATTTAAGGATGTGCGATCAATTTCTATTTAGTGCAAGAACTTCAATATCAAATAAGTGTCTAACTATCAAATTTACTAAATCTGAAtgctaattataaaataatgagtATGCACAACATCCAGTTTAAAAGTGCATTTTCTCGTTGTTATCTATAATGTTTATCCATTGAAATAGACTTTTGAGAATTGGGATTTGATACTTCACTTCAAAGCTTCAGAATTAGGAATTTCGTTTTATAGTAttagagattttattttatagatttatgagattttttttttatttttcgatGAATAAACCACTATATTTTAGATAAGTGACCAATCTGTTAtctaacttaaaattaaatgactgtaatgaaaaaaaaaaaagtgatgtgaccaaaataaaacttaatgtAAATTAAGTGACCATTGATATAATTATCCAAATGTGTGCATATGCCAGTTTTTACAGTATGTTTTATCCTAttcttttatacttttttcttATAGGGTTCTTAATTATTggaattatttatattcttcaaCCATTGggattaatattttgttatatatattcctttatttttgacattagATGTACATCCCTTAATTGGTGTCATTAAATAGAACTCTTTCATTATATAAACCCTCTTTTCTATCAATGAAAATACATAgaattcatataaaaattaacagtctgctgaaatttaaaaaagaaactaagaaAGATGTTctgattttaaatttctagaatacccaaaagaaaaggtaaCTAGAAGAtgattaaatcttttaaataaaaattctgcTATTGAAAAGGTCACCTGCGAAAGATTACAAGTCACGAAATGACAGTCTCATAAGTTTTTATATAGGAAATATGATACTTTAGTGTTGCTTATGTTGTTGTTGCAAGATCCTGCTCACCTTCATCCTCATTTGGCACTTCATTTCATGGCTTTGATAGCAAAGTCTTGTCCTTATACTTCAtcttatatttgttaaatCATTTTTCCTTTACAGACCGTTTGAttgaaatccataaaatttatagaatttatttacaaatttaaaatttatgtactttgaataaaacaaaaactaacttaaaattttacataattaaatttgtgtgGAATTGgttatagttaaattaaattctaataaaatagatagaatttcTAAATGAATTCTACATTAATAAGTCAATATATTCCATAAcaccaaaatatttattttaactttgtcatttccattttattttctctttcatgtttttttctcaaataaaatgaattctttttatagatttcaacTAAACATAGcattaagaaataaagaagattAAAGAGTATTTATTAAGTATGATATGAAGAAAACGCTGAAATAATTGAatctttttaagttttttttataattaaatttattttattaagataattaagGGGAAAAACCACCAAAGCAATAAACTTTAGACGATGAAAAAATTTCACTTGGAATTAATACCATAGAGtaagaaattaaacaaattttaaattcttgtaaaactgaattgaaataaataagaaatacataataaaaatacaaaatctcAAAACTTATTACAACTAAAATATGCTGTTAAACTGAAATAAACTGATAATAAGGATAACAAAAACACATGCTTTGGCTTAAGTATATCAACAAGATCAGCACAACTCAAATTTGTTGAATCTTTTAGCTTATAATAAATAGAAGTTaatgagataaaattaaaataatgacaTTGGAAACAAGTAACGGGAATCTTATAAAGTGTAATGTGTTCTGGCATTTGATGCTGCTAAGATAATATATACTATAGgtaaattttactttaaatttacatattaatttaaaaagttggttttttagctattttttactaaaatgCTAGATATTCTtaagtttatttattcacataaatttaatttgttggATTTATCAATTCATTTATTGTtgctatataatttttaactattgaCTTtcgaataaaaaaatttacgaTATTACGTTGGAACTGAAGAACATActtagtaaaatttataattttgagatggaaatttaaattttaacttaggtgctaatatttatgtttataaataaaaaaaatatttttgatcattaatttttcaataattaattgacAAAGAAAATTTACTATAATTTAGGATGGaaagaaaatactattttttttaaagaaaaaatgaaggaAATTAGAGATTAAATTTGAAACTTTCTCCAAAGCTATTGTTGGAATGAGGTGCCATATCATTTTTGGCCTTTGACCTTAATTCAACACATTTCAAATCCAGGCCTGCAAAAGATTTTAggttatatttaaatacaGTGTATTTCCAAGAGGGGTATTAATCTACATTCATAAATGAAATTTCAACTTCTtactttctcttcttttgctaTATCAATTTCGTTTTAGGAAAGAAACTATAAATTCCACGACAAAATGtgattacaaaattatttagacATTTAGATGTAACCAATGGCGAACCggtaaaatctttttaatacGGCAAAACAcggaaagaaaattaatatattagagATTAGGGTTagacatataaaaattaatagggGGCCGAAGACAAATTGAAGATATTTGAGAGTTTTTAATAGTGAATTAAAAAGGCAATAGATCAATTAATAGAGTTAATTTGGGAGAATTTATTAGAGACTAGgatcttaattgttaattaaaaaggcaattaagaaaaatgaattttttaaaaaataattttaatggtAAGTGAGATTATTGTTCCCGACTGATCCCTAAATAGAATTGCTGTTGGATATAACTATCAAATTTCATTACTGAAAATGATTACAGTTCCATCTTtggataaatttaatttcaaagtttattcttttcatatgGTTTTCCTGTTATAACAAGAAAAACACACACACCCACACACACAAAAAGTAATGTACggtgaaagaaagagaatgcAAGATCATTGTTGAATTAAGAGAGTGATTAATAAAATCCAAGATGATTGTTAAAATTAAGAGAgtgattaagaaaaagaaatgcatGAACTGGCACTAATTAAGAAGTTGTTAACAGCACTCACGTAGTTGTCATTGATGCCCTTGTTCCATTTGTCCAAGATTGTTTGTCTGTAAAATCAGTATAGTCGTAATTAGAATTAGCAATTAATATATGTACTAATGCATGACGATCAACAGCATGTAAAAGAAGCCATCTTAAGGACAACGTCAAAACTTATTAAGCCACTGTACCTAAACGCGTTGTCTAGCCGTCTTTGTGTTCAAAAAGAACCAGAAACCAGCTATTTATAATATCAAGTAGCACACTAAAAGACACATGGTATGTTAGAGATTATTCCAATAAAAATAAGCACTGAGTTACATCAGTTTTATTCCTTTTGAACTGCTCCTCCTCCTTTTCCCCTTCTTATTAGGCATTAGATTTTAGATTATAgataattaaggaagttgttTGGTTGGGATAGCTacatttttattgaattaaatgaGATTAAGGCATGTAGATAAAACATTAATTTTCAAGGCTGGAGTGACCTAGCTAAATGACCTTGGACCTCCAagagaatttctttttagatgATATAAGTAATTAGGCCATCTAATAATATGTTAATTGCTCATTATTTTACCTTTTTTGAATTAGTTTGACTGGTAAGGAGAGGTGCTCCCTTTCCTTATCAATCATTAGTCCACTCTCATTGAAATGCTTTCATATTTAATgttgaatttgatttaaaagaatacTGCTCActgtgatatttatattttttttttatctcttttccaCTCAAATGAAGCACCGCTGTGATAATAAAAGTGTATTGATTAATGTTGGTTTGTGATAAAATAAggtaatttaaaagaaaacattgaCTACTTTTAGAATGCAATTCACAAAAAGGTTGACTGTTAccgatttaattttatttgggattaaattatttatgatgaagttaatattttctgttttgTGAAACTCAAAATCAATCTCAACAAGATGCTTGACATATGATCAAACCAGGCAtgataaaaagtatttttcattatttggaTTGATGTCGTATCAATGTGAATGCATGGTTTATATATGCTGTAAATTGCAGCCTTCATGCCTTAAGAGGAAAAAACATTTTTCCATATAAGACTATATATATGTAACAGTTGTTTCCAATGCCTGCAGTTTTGCTGCTTAGCAATTAGCATTTCCatcgttctctcatattaatgGCAAGAATTTTACATTCACATTTACTTGGAAATTGTATGTATGATGTAATGTGTAGCCAGGTTTCACACTagtaaaactaatataaagaACATAATGTAATCAAAACTGAAACTGTAACCACAAGGCACAAGGGATCAGTTTTTCTTGCTATGATCAGTAcctaaaaagtaaaaacagtATTAAGGAAAGTTCCAATTGGATATAATAGCAAAACAACAAAACGCGTTTAAGAGAGGATCTAAATACATATGAAAGCTACATAAGCTCACATCATAATGTATATACAGATTGTAATACcaatttactatatatatggATCCATCTGAGAGCCGACCAAAAGGGAAAAGTCCTATAGCATAAGCCAAAATCAGTGTCTTCACAAGTACAAATACATTATTTAACATTGATTTAAGAAGTTAACATTGATTTATGAAGTTATTACCACGAGAGAACGCCAATGTCTTCTACTTGtctccttttcttctctaTATAGTCTATCacctccttttctttctctgtctAAAAATTCAGTTCACCTTGTTTTCTTCCTTGTTTTGATCACAAGCTAGAATTCTTTCGATCGATTTGGATACTAGAAAGTTTCTGGCAATATGGGATCAAGAATACAAGCATGTTCAGATACTTCAAGCGAAGAAAATGATCGGCAACAAGTCAAAGAAGACGCAACCACCATTACCACTAATACCGCTAAACGTTCTTATGAGTGCAGCTTCTGCAAGAGAGGATTTACCAACGCGCAAGCTTTAGGTGGGCATATGAACATACATCGCAGAGATCGAGCAAAGACGGCCAAGCAAGTTatgtcttcttcttcatcatcaatTTCAAGCAAAACTAATGAGGAACACACAAAACCTAATTATATTGGGTCAATTTCAAGTGAACCCATGAATTACTATCAAGTTTTGGAGTCTCAAAAGAATTATCCAATGTATTTTCAACCATCTGGGTCATCTAGCCCTAGACAGGTGCCACaagtttattataattatggaAGTGATGATTTTCTTGTCCCACGAAATAACAAGTCTTTGAGCAGGGATGAAGAATGTTGGGGTGCAAATTTGAGCTTGCAGCTTGGGTCTAATCATTTACAAGATAATGGAATGAATATGGAAGttgcaaaagaagatgaagTGGATTTGGAGCTTCGACTTGGTCATGATCGATTATAGATCAtctcttcctctctctctctctctctctctatcggtatatatatatatatatatatatatatatatatatatatatatatatatacccatTAACCTAAGTGCAGAATACACGGAGAACTTGTCGTACAGGATAGGGTATAAAATTTACTGTTGTGGTACTACTTCACAGAGGAAGGAGAAATTGATTTTATGAACTTGATGGTCGACTATAGCActcttctatatatatatatatatgtattacaTATATTGAAGTGGAAACTATGTTGGGATTGGActtcaagaaagaaaagacgATCGTTTTGGTGATCATTTTGGTGATCAAGAATGAATCTTGGTTAGCAAGAGAAGccctatttttaatttgttgagGTGAGTTTATACGTTGTATGGTGTGTGTGTCTTTCCTAAGTACAGATCAAATTAATCTAtgtttattcttaattaattactacATTGCAGTTCCTCATTCAATTCAAGCTGAAGTCTTGTATATTGTTATCAATGATGCCTCTGTCACTGTTCTTCTATTCGTTTTCTCAATgcatatatattatcattcatgattttcatTTTGCTTGAAACAAAAATGCATTTTCgattttttcacttttctgAAATGGtttcttttttgaattacTAATTGGATAGACAAGAAGGTGAGCCAACAACATAAGATATcgaatatatttttcatatttggcATAATATCCTTaacagaaataaaaagatcaaCATTATTTCGAACATTATATATGACAATCATCTATTACATTACTTTTCACAACTATGCAAATAGGCAtgcattaaaagaaaaattataagcTAGTTGGATGACAAGATTTTAAGAGTAAAAcctcttaatatttttaagtaacaATATAGAAGAGATATTTGAACTTGAGATCTTGTTTAAATTGAGATATGCACCAACCGACAAGCTAAATCTTGTGTTAAAACCTCTAAATATTAAGCTAGATATATAGGATTATTGAGCCTTATCTTCATTAATTGATTGCATGTGGAATAGAATTTGGAAAGGAGATAGAATCTTATTGCAGCCTGATTAATCTCCCCATGGATTACAAGATAATAAAGACCACCTCATGAATGTAAAGTATGCATTTGCGAAAACTGAAAACCAAAATTCTTCAGATTCAATGTGCATGCTAATTAAGGGTCATCCTAAAACGTTTAGCAGGCTACTATTCGAGGAATATGTAATTTGCCAGAGTCGGTCTTTTGAAAGATGCTAGAGCTTGTCTAACTGACAATTTTTTACATGTGAAAATTGCATAAAAGCTTAGGAGAAACAGTTCTAGCAATGTATCTTCGAGgatcttaaaatatatgtagCTTTTTGGGGGTATAACTGTTTAATCTCATGAAGATGGACTAAATGCATATGAAGACTCTGGCCTTTACAATTACTGTACAGAAGcattaatttataaagaacaaaatatcTTTGATGAATCTCACTGAACTGATTAACTTTGCCTCATTTCCATTGGAAAACTGTTGTCATATATAGAATTaggaaaaattattaaagtagCAATTGCAATAAGAAGTTTTCAATGCACTAGCTGCCACCCTTCTCAGTTAATTTGAAAAGCCCAGCTTCTGTGTTCACATCTCATTTTGGATATGAAACCAAAAATCGCCCGTTTTAATTGTTCTTCTGACATGCAAAGTAATGGAAAGTTTCCATTAACAATAGAACAACTAATAGCAACTGTGTTGAAGCACAATGGAACGACAGTGTTACAAATACTGTGATATTGTagtattgtattttaattatcttcaaGAGCCACATTTCTACTGGATTCAGCACGTGTGAAACTTAATTCAAGTGATAATAGCATTTGCTTTtgaaatatagaattttggaGTTCAAATTCTCACTTTTTACACTAAATGAGTTATAGGCTTTATGACAAATACAAAAagatagttatatttttattatttatagccCACGatctattcaatttttatacattaaaaaaaaaactctcaATTGATGTAACTCTGTTTATACATGCAGTTAAAGAAGTTCATACTTGAATTATTACAAATAAGATGATGCCAAATTAAGTTGAATATATTAAGATAAAACACttaatataagattttaaaaaaagacaTGCTAATATATGATTTTCAGCCACTAGTTGGCCCCCCCATTCTTAAGTAGCTGGGATTGTGATTTGGCATGCCAGCCAGTCTTTGCTTAGATTATCCCTCTTACTAATATAGCATAGGGCTATTGGCAAATAGAAGTTGACTTTATGTTAATGTTCTACTgtagttttaatataattttaccaCGCGAGCccttttcatataatttatgGTTCTTAAACTTGTTTTGTGAAATAAATTCAAAGGCATTGTGAAAAAACATATGTAGGCTAGCTCTTATCTTTTTAACTAGTATCCTGTTTCATTGTTGGGGCCTCCCATGGGCTCATACAAACTGTGGGTGggctaatattatattattatcaatgtggaacaaataaaattgattggAGGAACATGGCCCAATAAAAGAGGAACAATTCAAGAAGCAAGATCCGTAAAAACCACATGCAAAATTAGAACTAAGGTTGTCCAATAGTttgatttagaaaaaaagaaaaagaaaaaaaagagagagatttGTCAGTCTGAAGCATTAGCAAGATTAGCTTCCCATACAAATGGATGAGCACTGCCctgatatttcttttgttgatgAATACAATTAGGGCTGCTTTTTACAAGGAGTCCCACCAAATGCCAGAAATTCAAAGTAGCCATCAAAGTTGGGGACCAGAGAATGCAAAAGGGTATTATGTGTATGCATAGAGCAGGTCACTCTCACTCCTATCGTTAGCTCTGGGATCTCTTATGCACAGAGAGACAATTTTGCTGTAAATAAGACAATCCTTTCAACTAGAATCATGGAACATGTGCTCACTCCTGAAAGAAGCTCTGGCAGTGTACAACTTCAACGGTCCGAACCTCCTTTCTTATGCAACAAGCCGATACCGCCAGCATTTATGCTAGGCTAGCCTCATTTACATGAGTTACCACTGCGCACAGGGCTAATGCATATTGTGCTTCATGCTTAGTTaacattattctttttaacaaaACATGAATTAACATGATGCTTGATCTTTACCTTCAATGAATCAGATTTCATTTGAATTTAAACTCGAAATTTTACATCTCTTAAAATAgcttttaatatcaattaagCCATGCCTAATTAGTACAATAacttaatttcaattataccaaaaaaaaacttgagaaaTAAGTGCGTGTATTATCTTGTTTTATCAAGAAAATGgggatgaaaaagaaaaagactaggATCATTTATCTTTGACTTGGTGATTATGCTTGTTTGACACGTGTGAGGAACATAAACCACTAAGTGTTTTGTGTTGGCCAGGTAT from Ricinus communis isolate WT05 ecotype wild-type chromosome 9, ASM1957865v1, whole genome shotgun sequence harbors:
- the LOC8276169 gene encoding transcriptional regulator SUPERMAN, whose product is MGSRIQACSDTSSEENDRQQVKEDATTITTNTAKRSYECSFCKRGFTNAQALGGHMNIHRRDRAKTAKQVMSSSSSSISSKTNEEHTKPNYIGSISSEPMNYYQVLESQKNYPMYFQPSGSSSPRQVPQVYYNYGSDDFLVPRNNKSLSRDEECWGANLSLQLGSNHLQDNGMNMEVAKEDEVDLELRLGHDRL